From the Oryzias melastigma strain HK-1 linkage group LG13, ASM292280v2, whole genome shotgun sequence genome, the window GGTGTTTGTGTGCAGGTGTTCAGGCTTTACCTGGCATCCCCTTTTCTCCAGGGGGTCCTTGTGAACCTCTGATACCTGATGGTCCAGACGTACCCTTCAAACCTGGAACACAGGAAGAGGAAAATGTTGGACTGCCTATGAAACCGGTTTGAGGTTTGTGGACTTTGGGGATTTGGATCACGTCTGTGTCctgcaggttctggttctgtggtGAGATGGGACCAATGGTCCTCTGTTAGATCTTTATACAAGCTGAGCAGAAGCTTGGCCATTATTGCTGGCAGAAAGTTAGACTGGTTTGCACTCGGTAAGGGTTACTCTTCCTCTTTTAAGGACCGCAGAAGACGAGTGCAGGAGCAGTTTGGCTTTAGGAACCCAGAGCTCATCCCTGCTGTTTGCTGTATATGTGGTCTTGACGACTGCGTCCGTGACCTCCAGCTCATTCTCTGGCGGTTTGATGTGTCACAGGTGAGGGTTCAAAAGCAAAGGAGCATatggctaaaaaacaaaactttttctaaGTCTTCCTTTCTGAACGGAGGTCCTACCAGGAGGTCCTTTGTGGCCAATCGCTCCTCTTGAACCTCTCTCTCCAGGAGGCCCCCGACATCCTTGTCCACCCTATCAAAAACAGAAGCTGGTCCTTTACTTTAcgccacattttaaaactgcatgCATCTTTATAGAGCAGGACATAACAAACCTTAGCACCCTCTGGACCATCCTCACCAGTAGGACCAGGGCGCCCCCGAAGACCCATTTGCCCTTGAGATCCTTTGTCTCCTTTAAAACCAAGACCTGGCTCGCCAGGAGGTCCTCGTGAGCCAAGTCGGCCTGCAGATGGATGGAACAGTCTTAACAGTCATGTTTGACCCTTTTTTGTTAGATGATCTGCTTTAATGGAAGTCAGGAACACGTTCTACAGGGTCAAGTCATCATCTCACCTCTGGGTCCTTGTGGTCCAGAAAATCCCTGATCTCCTTTTAGTCCTAGAAAACACTCTCCCTTTGGTCCTTGACACCCTTGACGACCATCTACCCCGGGAAACCCAAGAAAACCGGGGTCTCCAACAGGACCACTGGGGCCTGGAGGACCACAGAAACCAGGAGGACCCCTGTCCCCTTCAGGGCCTTGGAAACAACAATGATGGGAGGAGTCAAGAGGAGATGACTTCTCACAGTATATGGACAAATGCAGGGTTTGATAAACTCACCAGGAGGACCCTTCGGTCCTTCTGGTCCACATGGTCCAAAGCCTGGTTCTAGAGAGGAACAGCTGTTTATGAATCCTTcaagtgcaaaaacttttttcaaaattgtggtgtttccctTGAGTAAATTTATCAAAAATCCAATTCGCACAATAtcgagttaatggaaacgcatcTAGTTACGTAACTTCCTGTTCCTTTCATCCGTCAGTGTGTTCTTCATAAACATGCCGGCGATGGTCGCAGCGCTACAGATGCTAATATAGTAACTATTATGTCTGTTAAGGAAACTGTGATGAAGACTCGATAAAGAAGATAAAGACGGTCTTTTTGTGGAGAAAACTACCCATCACTTTGATAGACTGATTATTCTTCATACTGCTAACTCAAGTATTTAGGGACTGATGGGACATTTGGAGTGGACGTTAGCATGTCCATTAAGCTGTCCAGATGCAGCTTCATGTTTCACAGCACAAGTTCAACAATGTGGTTCAAGTTTTACCTCCCATAACTCCTTTCTCCCCAGGAGGTCCAGGTATCCCATCAAGTCCCTGCTTCCCCCTCAGACCAGGTGCTCCTGGTTCTCCAGGAGGTCCCCTGCTACCTGCAGAGGAAGACTGGGTTAACTTTCCAGGATAATAAAGGTGTGTGTTCTTTGACAACCACAACACCAGAGCTCTGTCACCTTTGAAACCACCTACACCTGGACTGGCATCTCTCCCCTTTGGACCATCACAGCCTCTCTCACCAGCAGGACCAGGAGGACCTTCAAAAAACATTCAggttagcttttaaaaaaaaaaacatttttcataactttctgttgacaaatgaagaaacaaactGTTCATTTGCTTTTTTGGTTCAAACTTTTATGGTCTAAAATAAACAACTGCGAGTTCATTAAAGGTGAGTTCAGGTCAGTTCCCATCACACCTCTGCATCCAGGATAGCCTGGGGGTCCCTTAGAGCCACACAGACCACACCCCCCTGGAAGTCCTCTGGGTCCTAAAGCCCCTGGTTCCCCTTTTTCACCTGGAGGTCCCACAGATCCTGGATCACCCTGAGAGGAAAGAAGATGATTCAGTTCCATGGACTGATACTTTAAGCCTTAGGGGGTTGACCCATATGGGTTCTGCAGGGTTTTGGGTTGTTTGGgtccgtggagggtcatagaggaGCAGTTGCAGGTGTGTCTGCAGTTTTCTTGAGGCTCGTACGACCACttcaagggacgtcatgaaaatggaacgtaccattgtcgtgtgGTAAGTGTGCCATGAAGTATTGGTAAGGATAATGGAAGTTACACTTAATACGTACGGGTGATGCTGTGGTATGGTGTCCTTATGCCACACTCTCTGGCTCCTTCCTGACCGTGCACAAATACTGCACGCAAAGGGTGTGCATGTGATATCTTCATCGTGTTTGTGAGGAGGAGCTGGGAGAGAACAGCTCTCTGTTACCCCAGCAGCTGCCTAGCCAATTCCACTTCCTATTCACCCGcttccacttcctgttcctATGATTCCACCCTGGCTCAGCCAGGATGGGGATCCACGGGGAACGTTTGGAAAGTTTGGCGTGACCTTGTACGAGCAGACGAACTCGCCCATAACACTGCCCTCCAATCAAATCCAAACTTTAGGCCACTTCAGGTAAAGACAGTTTTCTCTGGACAGAGAGGACATGAAGACAACCCCTGCACTCAGAACCAAACAGAGCACACCGAGGCGCGACAACTGTCGACAGCACTGGCGACTCCTTGatccagctcagtggccttgtgtgagagtgtccgccctgagactggaaggttgtgagttcaaatcccagccgagTCACACCAAAGGCTATAACAATAGGACCCCACATCTCCCTGCTCaacattaaggggttggattggggggttaaaccaccattgttcctgagcgcagctgtgtctgcagctcaccactccctaACGGACACTCCACAtatctaggtgtgtgacaactaaatCACAGCAGAAACAGCATCTCCAGATGGAATCATCAAACCTCCCCCATCAGAACAGACATGAAAGTCCCAGTGGACAGTCAAGATCTTCTCTGGACTGGGAAAAGTCTGAATCCCGGTGGGAGGTGGTTGTAGTTTGCTGAGGTGGGCAGGTGTTGTTGGTTTGGGGTTGAACTTCCTTCTCTCCATGTAGGGTGAAGGCTGAGCTGCCTCTGCATAAGGACTCTTCTCACCCAGGTAACCAGCAGAATGAGATATTGCCGCGGGTCAGAAAGAACCCGAAGAGGTAGAACCAAAGATGCATCCTTTTAAAAGTCGCACTCCGAGTGGTCTTTTCATGAGGACGATGTTGCcatttttaacccaaatttttattttcatcaatcattttctaagacatagtttctgcagagcggcaggagttcattaaaaattaacttctgagttgtgggcggggctgctggCATGTAAGTAAGCCTGCGTTGATATCCCGTCATCCCTTTGCTCACTTTCTTCCTCTAGCCTACAGCCCTCTACAACTCCAAGCACAGAGATGGACGACTTTgttgagactttttttaaagattttatagtgaaactgaaaaacagTCAGACCAAAAGTGAGACTTCCGTCATGTGTGATACCATGTCTCCTCTCTCTCCTTTAGCTCCTGGTCCAGCTGGGCTCGGTTCACCCTTGGGGCCTTGAGGACCATTTAGACCCTGGTCTCCCTTTGGACCTGGACTCCCGCAAGCCCCCACAGGTCCTTTCTCACCTTTGAGACCTGAAAATGCAACATGCTTTCAGTTGTGTGCTGGGAGGAGTTTAGCCCCTCCCCCTGAGACTCCTGCTCTTACAGATTCAAAATTAATCCTTCAGGAAAGGAAAAGaccgtttccatggaaaccaggACCAGTCTAAGTAGACCACTATCAATCACGGACACTTTGGTAGTATTAAAGTTGTGACAAAACATcttcatttggatttttttcatcttatgGAACCAGTCTCACCTGGGATTCCCTTCAGTCCAGAGTCGCCGTCGGGTCCAGGTTGACCTGTCAGTCCCATCTCTCCATCCCTACCCGGGTCTCCTGGAAATCCTGAGAAACATACAGAACAGCTGCTGGGTGCTTTGTGTCTGGATCTTCAGGCAGTGGACTCGGGAATACAGCAGACCAGAGACATACCACGCAGTCCCAGGAGTCCAGGTTCACCGTCTCTGCCTTTCTGCCCTTTTAGCCCCGGGGGACCGATCTCTCCTTTAAGACCAGTGAAGCCTAAAGGACCTGAAGAAGAACCAGAGAGTTTCAGGGAACCACAAGTTTTTCCtgagaatagaatagaaaagacTAGAAGACCTGGGGGTCCAGGGTCTCCAGGTTCTCCAGGGACATTTATGTTCCTCAGTTCTCCTTTGGGTCCTTGCTCTCCTTTGTCACCTCGAGGTCCTTTAGGCCCCAGAAGACCCTGTTCACCATCGCGACCACTATTACCTGAGAAAACAAGTCTTCAGAAGAACTTTCCTTTAACGTACAAACTTATTTGCCATGATTTCAAACCTGCTGGTCCTGGTTCTCCAGGTTCCCCCTGTGGGCCGTCTTCCCCTGGAACCCCAGGTGGTCCGGGGGGCCCATTGTCCCCTCTGATGCCTGAAATTTAACATGggaatttaaagtaaaagaaagttTCTGTCCAAGCTGATGGAAGTCACTTCTCCCACCTGGGGTCCCTGGTTTCCCACGTGGCCCTCTCTCGCCTTCAAGTCCAACATTTCCTATAGGTCCAGAATTGCCATCGATCCCTTTTGGACCATCAGGTCCTGGTAACCCTGGGGTCCCTCTGGTTGGCAGCCCAGGATCTCCTCTTGAACCCTTCTCACCACTTACCCCTGCAGACCAGACACAGTAGATTGTGGggatttttggaaaaccagATCCGAGATACACAGTCCTCAAATGGTTAATGGATGCGGCACCTGCAAATCCAGCAAAGCCTAATGGTCCTGGTTCTCCTTGAAGACCAGGAGGTCCGGGAAAACAGAAACCAGGTATGCCAACAGGACCACGTTCTCCATCCAGACCATTATTACCTGACAGAAGACTCAATCATTGAGTTGTTTGTCTATTGAAGGTTAAAACTACACCCCAGAGATGCTCGTGGAAAAAGGACACGAGTTTCTGCACAAGAATCTCAAATGTTTAGGATGTCCAGACTTGGCCATGGGACCGTGAACAGAGGATCAGAGGATTCCCAGGAATCTTTTTACAACATTTCAAATGTatcccccacccccacccttaTGTGGAGTTGCAGCAGCTCATCTCCAGGTTCTCTTGGATGTCTGGGCCTCCCCCGCCCTTTAAAGGAGACTCCAACCAATaagtgggggcggggctctTAAGATTTAAAATTAAGGTAGATTAGAGCCTCCCACAAAGAACCTGTACGTCTTTTCAATTTGTAAACAATAAACAGCATTCCTGTCCATCTGACAGGCCACGCCTACCACTGGGTCCAGCTAGACCATCTTGTCCTTTTTGTCCTGAGATTCCAGGTGGCCCTGGAGGTCCGGGATTTCCTGGGGGTCCCACAAAGCCATCATCTCCCCGAGGACCCAACTGACCTGGAAAGCCACGAAAACCAACCCCCCTGTTGCCCTGGGACCACAGAAAAGGGGgacgatgatgtcatcaagcaacattctacataaaaacatgttgctGACCGCTCAACCAAAGGCACGCTGCACTGATTTCAAAACCAGATTTAGTTCAGAGCTGGCACAGATACAGGTCACACACTGGCGCACCTTAGGGCCCATGTTTCCAGGAGGACCTGATGGCCCTCCACGACCTTTGACACCAACACTGTAAGGACCTGGATTTCCTGGAATCCCTTTGTCTCctgaaaccaaaacataaatgaaacacTTCACATATCAGTGAATGGCAGTTACTCTACATTAAGACTTTTCTGAGTTGACCTTTTATTCCTGGGAAACCTTGACGTCCCGGAATGGAAAATCCTTCATTTCCCCTTTCCCCCTTTGAACCAACAAATCCTGGAGAACCTGTCGGACCGATGGCCCCTGAGACCAGCAGATGACCCAACGTTACCAAAGAACTGATGTTAGTTTCTCCAAAGTTTCTCTTTACATCCACATTCTTGAGCAGATCTTACAAATGACCAAGACCCTCAGTCCATGTCTCACCTTGGGGTCCAGGAATCCCAGAAattcctttttctcctttctgaCCTTTATTTCCCTTAAGCTGAACCACTCTCACGGAATTCCCTTTTTCACCTGAAGGACATAGAACATCCTTTAGTTTTTAGTCTCCACCTCATTTTTAGTCCTGGTCACTCACTCACCTGGAGGTCCTTGTTCTCCTGGCTCTCCTAGAAACCCAGCATCACCTGGAGGTCCAGGAGGTCCCAAACTCCCAATGCCAGGCAGGCCAGGAGGGCCCATTTGCCCTCTTTGGCCTCGAGGTCCAGCTTCTCCTTGTAGTCCAGTATTACCTTTTGGACCTGGTGGCCCCTGAGAACCCAGAGCATCATCTCAAAACCCAACCAAAGACTGAAACTGAACCTGCTACCATGGAGACAACAGAGGAAAGATATGAACTGTTACTCACAGGATTTCCTTTTTCTCCGTCTTCACCTCTTGGTCCTGGTCTGCCTGAAGGTCCAGGCTTTCCCCTAGGTCCTGGTAGTCCCGGCTGTCCCGGAGACCCTTCCTCACCTTTCTGCCCCACCCTCTGCATGACTCCTGGCTCACCTGGCTCACCTGAAGGTCCTGGGACTCCTGGAATACCATAGAGGCCCTGAGGACAACAAATCTGGATCTGATGACACTGTTGGCTCCAAACAGGAACAAAACCGTTTTTCAGTCGTtccaaaaactgcttttctacCAGATCGCTTCAAATAAATGAGACAGTCACACAAAATGGTTTTCAGCGTGAGAATTTACGCCTCACCTTTCGACCAGGCCTTCCTCTCATTCCCTTCACACCTTTGTACCCTTTCGGTCCTGATTCACCAAGTTCACCTGGAACCACGAAGAGAGACAGGTGAGTTTACCTGCTGAGACCCTTTCACGCCTGTCTGGACATCAGTCAggtgtttccatgacaaccattTTCAAAGGCTTTCTGAACTTTCCAGGATAAATCTGCAGTTTCTGCTCGACTCACAACAGCATCATACCTGGTTCTCCCTTTTCACCTGTCGGACCACGTTCACCTGGAGGTCCAGGGGGTCCAGAGAGTAGGGGACAAAGGAAGCACACCTCCCCCATCTCACCTGGGGAACAGGGGTCAGTCAGGTGATGTTCTTTCACATCAGACACAAAGACAGGAGAGCCTAAGAGACAATCTGCTGTTCCACATCTTCCAGGTGACGGAGGACTGTAACGTCCTCATCCTCGTCAGGCTGGAACAGTCCGCCGCTTTTCGACCACATGACTGTACTGTGCAGACTAAAAGCTTCAGTGGGGGTTCGTGGTACCACACTCGACTGGAGCCCACCATGTCTGCCTGACAGAACCGTGTGTGAGAACATTTCTGGATCTGATTGAACTGTTTCACAGTTGttggggttccacagggctctattGTAGGGACTCTTGTGTTGTCCTTCCTATAGACTTTCACTCCACTTCTGTCTTGTTTCACAGAcatcaattcaatttaattttatttctatatcccaaaatcacaaagaaactTTGCTtaattgggcttcatgcaggtaattttacaaatgcagaaaattagtcataaaatatgaaaaaatagctgaaaactaaacagacttaataaaactggttattcctggccttagaccctccctcccggtaaggaaaaactcctaagaACATCAGAGACTGGACGGCTCGGAGCCGTTTTGGTTTTGATGGCATTTGGTCCGAGCAGCTTCTATCTACCAGTACAGCTCAGTTTatctgatttgttttaaatcttttgatGATCTTGCATCTCTGTccctctctgagcttctctgtcGCTACAGCCTCAGCTGATCTTCTCCTGGAGGAACCGAGATCCAAGAGGAACCTCGGAGGACACGAGGGTTTTGCACCTGAACCGTGAAGCTGTGGGACGCGTAACCACTCAGCCTTCAGCAGACGTCCTcactgtttatttaaaagaaaaagaaaaaaaaacgaatctTTATAGCCAGAGGTTTGACATGGCAGGAACCTCTGCTGCTgtgattgtattttattatgttaaacattttacttttaattagggctgggaatcgctgaaaaaaataacaagtttaTTAACAATAATTTGAAAAGGAGATTTTTACTCTCAACATGACTTCCTTGGTTGAATGAaggtaaatacataaataaataacatgaatcatgattgattttatttgttgttacagtatttgccagccactttatatttgaaaataatcacaatatgaaatgaCATACACGattgtacatttagaaagtCTAGTTTTAACCCTGTAAGGGCGTAAAACTaagtttttgtctgcttttgaatttacttttgtattttagatttgaaactctacctgctgcttatttggtatcattttaatcagcacacaTCCTCCTATGTGCCActgcctttatttagtcattttatattcacacactataTTTACAtccagcagaagcagaaaaTTCCATCTAGACAAAggtgattcattttgctgtggaaaccccaaaaatgtttaacaaactgtttttacaacataggatgaaagttttaggtgtaactttataaaaacaacaagaataaaatttgtcaaaaactacTCAACttgttttatgaatgaaaatacaaacaaatccGGGTTAAATTCAGATTCCTCTGAGTCACATATGATAGAGGAACAACACGGACCTCAAAGCTCCATGAAGATCTTTCTTATGTTCTTCAGTCTGACTCTGTGGCTGCAgctacaaaaaaagaatttctctcctaagagctcTGATGTCTATCTGACAGTTTTCCtggaatttttttcagctttttctttttttctgatacattttttttattatgtttgtaaaaaataatgaacatttttttgggagaagtttaaatccagctggatttcaggtcgacTGGAATCTGAAcaggtggaggcgtgtctgtcCGTTCTGAGCCGCTCGCCTTACACAACGTcgggggcgggactttcacgGAGAACCACATGTCGGTccccatttcaaaataaaataatggttggTTTCCTTGTTGTTGGATTTCTTATAGCAGACAGCTcggtttggctccgcccccatagcggatgtgctgctgctgcattacagcTGTCAGATTGACGTTTATTCTCTggcttatttattaaaataaaagattgcttttgtcaaaaaactacaaataaatgacatattatctctttaatttaataaaaggtgttaatacatattaacacattcattttgatttattaatcgCGTCGACATTCACAGCTTtacttttaagtcattttaatttcaacattttgactTTCAAGGTCTGACTGCCTTCACATCAATACCTCAGCGAACTGAAGTCACTGATCACCTGATTATTGATGATCTGGTTGTATAAGTGATCGTGTCAGACCCCCCCATCACTTACCCTTCTCCCCCATTTCTCCTTCAAGCCCCAGAGGTCCAGTCTGGCCTTTGAAGCCTTTGTCTCCTGGAGGGCCACTTCCTCCATCCAAGAAATCTGACAAGAAGACGACATGAAAACCAGAGTCCACCTGAACCTGGTCCAATCAAGACTTGACCCCCACCCACCCATCCCCACAAATGAAGCTAGAACGAGGCTTTGGTACCAAACTACCTTAAACACATCCCTGAtgtcccccccccccatcaaGTCACGCCAACATTACATGGTAGTCCGGGCTCTCCAGGCTCTCCCTCGGGTCCAGGTCCTCCAGGGTTCCCACTCTTTCCTGGGGGTCCACTGATATATGGTCCTGGCTCTCCTTTGTCCCCCTCGAGTCCAGACGAACCAGGAGCCCCACGGAAGCCAGTAGAACCATCAAGGACGTCACCTTGGAGCACAAGAAGAGGAAGTAACCACGTCTGAATAAACATCTGCTGAGTCTCCACAGGAGGCAGACGTTCTAGATTAGATCTGTTCAGGTCAACAAAAGCATGAGGACTGTGGGGTGAGAGGATGACGGTAGTGGACTGTTCAGAGGACTTGAAGATGACCGGGACCTTCACACCAGTCCAGCTCCAGAATCCTCAGATCAGGATCAGACAGAACAGTCAGAGAGCCTGATGCCGCGTTCACACTGAACCTGATTTGGACAGCAgagcggccagtttcaatgttaagtcactGCTACAGACGCCATCTGAGGTCCTGCGGTGCAATTTGATTAACGAGTGCGGTGGAGTTCAAAGATCTATATTTTGGTatctaccaatcagggactcagctttgggcatgtgacgttttcagtggcTGGATCAGGGGTAGAATACTGATCCAATgaagcgtttttgtcctgaacttccgtCTAATTTCTTAGTCTGCTAGCGCCGCGGCGTTGCTAGAGGCTGTCCAGTTACTGTTGGGTTAAGGTGggatacacctggacaggttgccTGCCAGTCGCACCTGCAGCGGCTCTCTGGATGCCAACTAGCCGGCTGCCCGGAGTCCAGTGGAGCTCGCTCGATGCACCAGCAGACAGTCACGGTGAGACGCGGAAGTCACCAGCTCGGGTTtctcaaactttgttttatttttcttattttcttcaaGACAATCATGAAAAGTTCCTCTAGTTCTAGTGTTTAGATTTTtcccctcttgggttaatgTGAGACCGTGAGCCTTCAAACGgggccacagagacacagaaacacagtggaagtggctgtcacaCAGACTCCGCCCCCAGAGACTGGGAGAATCACTAAATTATGTCATGAAcgcagacatggagacgtgattacgatgtttttgtaaaactctTAGTGAATGAACCTGACCTCttaacatcatccgtgtcttctaCATTAGAATTGAGATGAACTgacaccactccatgtagcgatcaggttaaaacattagctggtagctcctcccacacgtggcTGCAGTGTTATACTCAGGCAGCAAATTTGAAGTACGAATCGCGTTCGCAGCTTTAGGAGAAGATCTGCGCCTCCACGAGCGTCTGGAGGAGACGTAAACATAAAAAGTGTAGCAGCAGGTGAGGATCTAAGTGAGGGTGTAGGTGAGTTTTACCTGGCTCGCCTTTCATCCCTGGAAAACCCAAAAGACCTGAAACGGTTCCGACAGACAGAAGGTTAGTCACAGGACTCATTTCCAGAGCAGCAGATGTTCTGGAGGACAGAACGTCTCTTTTAGATACTAGAACATTCGagcacactgtatggtcacatgacttgaTCCATTCAAAGACTGAATGATGGTTGGTCAGTTTCTGCTGGATCACGTGTGTTTTTGCTGGGATGAGACGGGATTTTACAAGATTGATAAAGTTATGTATTCTTTTAAATTCTAACTGCTGCGCTCCTATTCCTGTTATACTCTGTTGGACCCGATACTGAGTTTGAAGACGTTTTCTGCTTTGTATATAGAACCAATTCCACTGGCTGTGATGAGAAGTGGAAGCAGATCTTAGAAGGAGATGATCTGGAGGGAAGCTTTTACTCAAAGATGACAACTGTTTAAAACAAGGCCTCACTGGAGACCAGCATCAGCCTCTCAAAGCGACAGTCTAAAATCTTGTACTAACACCATATATGTGCGAACCTCAGACTAACTCCTCCCACTGCTTGTGTAATAGCAGGGCTTCCCTTGAAACAATAAAGGAGGTCCTGTGATTACGGAGTTCAGAGCTGCTATCGCCGTTGGTGACGAAGGGCTCTCCTCCAGAGAAATCGTATTCAGACTCATGTCTCGTTCCTAATTTTATCTTGGTATTTACA encodes:
- the col4a3 gene encoding collagen alpha-5(IV) chain — translated: MQVKLLLLLLCLSPGSCKKVCVCSGKSECHCHEVKGQKGEPGYPGYPGLPGRTGHPGNEGEEGLSGEKGNSGVPGSPGPKGSRGLPGQPGFPGLPGLPGIPGKQGPLGKTGFPGCNGTKGDPGYPGFPGLRGPTGPQGLQGAQGMKGESFVNPNLPPIQGEPGPPGPAGEKGRRGDFGYLGLPGSLGPPGQQGFPGLPGVPGEKGLEGASPMSPGPQGQKGDQGPPGLPGKRGIKLYAEGPKELKGEPGEEGQKGSPGPPGPPGNPGLKGQKGDVGYQGSLGKPGKIGFPGPFGLQGFPGDPGVRGPEGTDGVLGDKGDRGLPGLPGDVVYNYRSVQGQRGLPGPPGPKGRPGRPGLLGFPGMKGEPGDVLDGSTGFRGAPGSSGLEGDKGEPGPYISGPPGKSGNPGGPGPEGEPGEPGLPYFLDGGSGPPGDKGFKGQTGPLGLEGEMGEKGEMGEVCFLCPLLSGPPGPPGERGPTGEKGEPGELGESGPKGYKGVKGMRGRPGRKGLYGIPGVPGPSGEPGEPGVMQRVGQKGEEGSPGQPGLPGPRGKPGPSGRPGPRGEDGEKGNPGPPGPKGNTGLQGEAGPRGQRGQMGPPGLPGIGSLGPPGPPGDAGFLGEPGEQGPPGEKGNSVRVVQLKGNKGQKGEKGISGIPGPQGAIGPTGSPGFVGSKGERGNEGFSIPGRQGFPGIKGDKGIPGNPGPYSVGVKGRGGPSGPPGNMGPKGNRGVGFRGFPGQLGPRGDDGFVGPPGNPGPPGPPGISGQKGQDGLAGPSGNNGLDGERGPVGIPGFCFPGPPGLQGEPGPLGFAGFAGVSGEKGSRGDPGLPTRGTPGLPGPDGPKGIDGNSGPIGNVGLEGERGPRGKPGTPGIRGDNGPPGPPGVPGEDGPQGEPGEPGPAGNSGRDGEQGLLGPKGPRGDKGEQGPKGELRNINVPGEPGDPGPPGPLGFTGLKGEIGPPGLKGQKGRDGEPGLLGLRGFPGDPGRDGEMGLTGQPGPDGDSGLKGIPGLKGEKGPVGACGSPGPKGDQGLNGPQGPKGEPSPAGPGAKGERGDMGDPGSVGPPGEKGEPGALGPRGLPGGCGLCGSKGPPGYPGCRGPPGPAGERGCDGPKGRDASPGVGGFKGSRGPPGEPGAPGLRGKQGLDGIPGPPGEKGVMGEPGFGPCGPEGPKGPPGPEGDRGPPGFCGPPGPSGPVGDPGFLGFPGVDGRQGCQGPKGECFLGLKGDQGFSGPQGPRGRLGSRGPPGEPGLGFKGDKGSQGQMGLRGRPGPTGEDGPEGAKGGQGCRGPPGERGSRGAIGHKGPPGLKGTSGPSGIRGSQGPPGEKGMPGERGRDVIHSVILLPGDQGPPGYPGEKGSRGPPGAAGLPGLMGIFGRKGEEGQKGRRGSIGPKGQPGASGIPGQTGIKGNKGSPGRKGPPGAPNGNCDLKSAFLFTRHSQTVSVPQCPQGSTKIYDGYSLLFVNGNNRAHGQDLGTLGSCLKQFSTMPFLICTTDRTCRYASRNDYSYWLSADSQLGSKSIMSEDTLRRYISRCAVCEAKANVIAVHSQTRDIPECPRRWRALWTGYSFVMETGAGAEGSGQPLVSPGSCLESFRRVPFIECHDRGTCSYYSDSYSYWLAALRPNSMFSKPSPWNDSGGQTQEMISRCRVCLKEP